A segment of the Catenuloplanes nepalensis genome:
CACGGAGGAGTGAGGGACACATGCGCGTCGCACTGGTGACCATGGCGCTGCGGTTGCCGACCGACCAGAGTCGCTGGATCACGGTCCCGCCGCAGGGCTACGCCGGCATCCACTGGGTGGTGTCCAACCAGTTGGACGGCCTGCTCGCGCTCGGCCACGAGGTGTTCCTGCTCGGCGCCCCGGGCACCGTCCCGGCCTCGCCAGCGGTCACCGTGGTGGACGCCGGGGAGATCGAGGACATGCACGCCTGGCTCAACGGCCCGGGGGCGTCCGCGGTCGACGTCGTGCACGACTTCTCCTGCGGGCAGATCGACCCGGACCGGCTCCCCGAGGGCATGGCGTACCTGTCCACCCACCACCTGACCGGCCGGCCGAAGTATCCACGCAACTGCGTGTACGCCTCCTACGCACAGCGCGCCCAGGCCGGGAACGACGTCGCGCCGGTGGTGCGCATCTCGGTGAACCCGGCGCGCTACACGTTCCGCGCCGAGAAGGACGACTACCTGCTCTACCTGGGCCGGATCTCGGAGTGGAAGGGCGCCTACCAGGCCGCCGCGTTCGCCGCCGCCGCCGGGCGCCGGCTCGTCGTGGCCGGCCCGTCCTGGGAGGAGGACTACCTGGCCCGGATCCTGCGGGACTTCAGGGACACCGTCGACGTCGTCGGCGAGGTGGGCGCGGAGCGACGGCTCGACCTGATCTCCCGGGCCACCGCGATGACGGTCCTGTCGCAGAGCACGATGGGGCCGTGGGGCGTGGTCTGGTGCGAGCCCGGCTCGACCGTGGTGTCGGAGGCCGCGGTCTGCGGCACGCCCGTCATCGGCTCGCCCAACGGCTGTCTGGCCGAGATCGTGCCGCACGTCGGGACGGTCGTGCCGGAGGGCTCGGCGTTCACCCGGGAGCAGGCCCGCGGCGTGGTGGCCGGCCTGCCCGGTCCGCACGCGGTCCGGGCCGCCGCGCTGGAGCAGTGGGACCACGTCGTGCTGGCCAAGGAGTTCGAGGCGATCTACCACGACGTGCTCGCCGGCCGGACCTGGACGTGACCGTGCGGGGCACCCCGGCCGGGGTGCCCCGCACGCGTCTAGCCGAAGAAGGCCAGCAGGTTCCGCAACACCTGGGGGTAGCTGTACCGCGCCCGCACCCGGTCCTGGATCCGGCCGACGATCCGGGCATGCCGCTCGAAGTTCGTGACGAGGCGGTCCAGCGTCGCGGCCGGGTCCGCGCCGAGCAGCAGGTGCTCGCTCTCGTCGCCGTAGACCGCGGCGAGGAACTCCGCGTCGGCGGAGAGCACCGGCAGACTCCCGGACGCCAGCGTCTCGAACATCCGCGGCGTCAGCAGGCTCGTGCCCGCCACCAGCGGCCGGACCAGGATCGGCGAGATCAGCGACCGACCCATCTCCGGGATCACCTGCCCGAACGGCACCGGTGGGCAGACCTCGACGCCGCGCTCGGCCAGCCAGCCCGGCACGCTCGTGGTCGCGTCCTCGAAACCGGGAGAGACGGCACCGCCGTCCCAGAAGCGTCCGCAGACCCGGAAGCGCGGTACCGGATCCAGCGTCGCCGCCGCCTCCACCAGCGCGGTGAGCGGCTTCCACCGCCACCAGTTGCTGCCGATGTACTGCACGCCGAAGTCCCGTTCCGGGCCGAGCTCCGACGGGTGCCGCACGGTCTCCGGCATGCCGTAGCACTGGAAGAACTCCACGCCCGGCGGCATCGCGCCGGCGATCCTCGGCTGCAGCACCAGATCGCTCAGCGCGCCGTACAGCGTGCGCCAACTCTCGGCGGTGTACCGGCCCGCGGTGCCGTCCACCCCCAGCTCCGGCTGTTCGTCCGCGCCGTGCAGATCGAAGTCGACGACCAGCCGGCGGGACCGGGGGAACGTGCCGGCCAGCTCGATCTGTTCCGGGGTCAGGAACTGCCGGGCCTCGAACATCACCACCAGGTGCGTGCCCCAGCCGATGTCCGGCTCGACCGGCAGCAGCCGCGGCACCTCACCGTCCATCCGGGACAGTGGGCCGCTGATCCGGACCTCGCAGCCGGCCTCGCGGGCGGCCCGGACGTAGCCGGCCACGGTGTGGCTGAACCCGGCGTTCCAGTGGAAGTTGCCGGAGATCAGGACGCGGGGTCCGGTCATGACGCCACCTCCGCGCGCACGGCCGGCCGGGCCGCGCGCAGGCCGCGGTGGCGCTGTCGGCGCGCCACGATCGTCGGCGCCTGGCCGGCGAGCCAGCGCATCGCCGCCACGGTCTCCCGGGCGCCGGTCATCGGCGGGATCCGGCCGACCACGCTCCGGCCGCGCAGGTCCGCCACGAGCCAGCGGGCGGCCAGCCGGGCTGCCTTGACCGGGCTCCAGTCCACGTCCGTGAGCAGGCAGTAGTAGCGGTTACGCCGCATGTGCACCCGGGTGTAGGTGCTGCGCGTGGCCGCGCCGCCCCCGCCGTGGTGCTGGATGCCCTCGTCGAGCAGCAGGGCCACCCGCCAGCCCGCCCACCGCGCCCGCCGGCAGAGGTCCACCTCCTCGTAGTAGGTGTGGAAGACCTCGTCCAGGATGCCGATCGCGCGCAGCGTCGCCGCGCGTGCGAACAGGGCCGCCCCCTGGACGTAGGCGTGCTCCAGCGTCCGGGGCGCGCGGCCGGCCGGACTGCCGGCCGGGGACGGATGATCCAGCCGGTCGCCCGCGAACGCGTGCTGTTCGCCCAGCCACAGCGCGGTGCTGGTCCAGTCGTTGAACTCGCGGAGCTCGGCCGAGCCGGCGTCGTAGCGGTACTGCAGCGGGCCGATGATCCCGTACTCCGGCCACCGCTCGGCGAACTCGACCATCGCCCGGACCAGCCCGGGCGGGGACCAGGTGTCCGGGTTGACGAGGAAGACGTAGTCCACGCCGTCGGCGAGCGCGGCCCGGATGCCCACGTTGTTGGCCCCGGTGAACCCGAGGTTCACCCGGTTGCGGATGATTCGCACGCCGGGGAACTCCCGGGCGACCAGGTCCGCGCCGCCGTCCGTCGATGCGTTGTCGACCAGGTACACGTCCAGGTCGAAGCCCTCGGTGTCGCTTCCGGTCAGCGCCGCGAAGCAGCGGCGCAGCCAGCCGGCCTCGTCGGTGCTCACCGTGATCGTCGCCACCCGAGGTCGTCTCGATGCCATCCCGTCGCCTCCCATCGCGGCTACCGCAGCACCGCACGGATCGCGCCGACGAGCCCGCCGGCGTCGGGCAGCAGCGCGTGGTCCAGGTTCAGCGCGTACGGGATCACCGCCCCGTCCGGCCGGGAGAGGCGCATCGGCGGCACCGTCAGCCCGAACTCCTCGACCGCGGTCGCCGCGATCTCGGAGCCGAACCCGCACATCCGGTTCGAGTCGTCGATCACGACCAGCCGGCCGGTCCGGGTGATCGACTTGCCGAGCGTCTCCCAGTCGACCGGATAGACCGTGCGCGGATCGATGACCTCGATCGACGCCTCCCCGGCCAGCGCCGCGGCCACCTGGAGCGCGATCGGGACCAGGTGGCCGACCGCGACCACGGTGACGTCCGTACCCTCGCGGCACACCCGGGCGCTGCCCAGCGGCACGGCCGCGAGGTCGCCGTCGTCGATCTCCTCGGACGCACCCATCAGCAGCGTCGGCGCGAACACGGCGACCGGGTCCGGCTCCCGGATCGCGGACAGCAGCAGTCCATACGCGTCGCTCGGCGTGGCCGGCACCGCGGTCTTGACGCCCACGTGCGCGAGCAGGCTGTACGGGTGGTCGGAGTGCTGCCCGGCCATGCCGGACCGGGATCCCGAGCCGGGGAAGAGGTAGGTGACCGGGACGCTGGCCTGCCCGCCGGTCATCAGTGAGAACTTGTGCGCCTGGTTCGCGATCTGCTCGAACACCAGGTACAGCAGCGACGGGATCTGGAACTCCACGACCGGCCGCTGACCCGCGATCGCGGCCCCGGTGGCCAGGCTGGTGAACGCCTGCTCGGACAGCGGCATGTCCACCACCCGGCCGGTGCCGTACACGTCGGCCAGGCCCTTGGTGAGGCCGGTGATGCCCTGGCTCACGTCCTCGCCGAGAACGCACACCCGCTCGTCACGGGCCATCTCGTCGCGCAGCGCCCGGTTCACCGCCGCGACGTAGGAAAGGCTGGGCATCGGCTCACGCTCCCGGTCGCGCCGGCACCGTGCCGGCGTAGAGGTAGTCCAGGGCATCCCGCGGGTCGGATCCCGGACTGGAACTGGCGAACGCCTCCGCCTCGGCGATCAGCGCGGCGATCTCGGCGTCGACCTCGTCGGCCGCCTCCGGCGCCAGCCGGGCACGTTGCCGGGTCAGCGGATCGCGCGCCCGCGCGCCGGCCACCTCGTCGTCGTCGCGGTACTTGGTGCCCATCAGGTGTTCCACGGTGTGATGGCCGTGGAACCGGTAGGTCGCGCACTCGAGGAAGTGCGGTCCCGCGCCGGTTCGGCAGGCGGCCACCGCCTGGCCGGCCGCCTCGGCCACCGCCTCCACGTCCATCCCGTCCACCGCCGCCGC
Coding sequences within it:
- a CDS encoding glycosyltransferase produces the protein MRVALVTMALRLPTDQSRWITVPPQGYAGIHWVVSNQLDGLLALGHEVFLLGAPGTVPASPAVTVVDAGEIEDMHAWLNGPGASAVDVVHDFSCGQIDPDRLPEGMAYLSTHHLTGRPKYPRNCVYASYAQRAQAGNDVAPVVRISVNPARYTFRAEKDDYLLYLGRISEWKGAYQAAAFAAAAGRRLVVAGPSWEEDYLARILRDFRDTVDVVGEVGAERRLDLISRATAMTVLSQSTMGPWGVVWCEPGSTVVSEAAVCGTPVIGSPNGCLAEIVPHVGTVVPEGSAFTREQARGVVAGLPGPHAVRAAALEQWDHVVLAKEFEAIYHDVLAGRTWT
- a CDS encoding glycosyltransferase family protein, encoding MTGPRVLISGNFHWNAGFSHTVAGYVRAAREAGCEVRISGPLSRMDGEVPRLLPVEPDIGWGTHLVVMFEARQFLTPEQIELAGTFPRSRRLVVDFDLHGADEQPELGVDGTAGRYTAESWRTLYGALSDLVLQPRIAGAMPPGVEFFQCYGMPETVRHPSELGPERDFGVQYIGSNWWRWKPLTALVEAAATLDPVPRFRVCGRFWDGGAVSPGFEDATTSVPGWLAERGVEVCPPVPFGQVIPEMGRSLISPILVRPLVAGTSLLTPRMFETLASGSLPVLSADAEFLAAVYGDESEHLLLGADPAATLDRLVTNFERHARIVGRIQDRVRARYSYPQVLRNLLAFFG
- a CDS encoding glycosyltransferase family 2 protein; translation: MATITVSTDEAGWLRRCFAALTGSDTEGFDLDVYLVDNASTDGGADLVAREFPGVRIIRNRVNLGFTGANNVGIRAALADGVDYVFLVNPDTWSPPGLVRAMVEFAERWPEYGIIGPLQYRYDAGSAELREFNDWTSTALWLGEQHAFAGDRLDHPSPAGSPAGRAPRTLEHAYVQGAALFARAATLRAIGILDEVFHTYYEEVDLCRRARWAGWRVALLLDEGIQHHGGGGAATRSTYTRVHMRRNRYYCLLTDVDWSPVKAARLAARWLVADLRGRSVVGRIPPMTGARETVAAMRWLAGQAPTIVARRQRHRGLRAARPAVRAEVAS
- a CDS encoding alpha-ketoacid dehydrogenase subunit beta — protein: MPSLSYVAAVNRALRDEMARDERVCVLGEDVSQGITGLTKGLADVYGTGRVVDMPLSEQAFTSLATGAAIAGQRPVVEFQIPSLLYLVFEQIANQAHKFSLMTGGQASVPVTYLFPGSGSRSGMAGQHSDHPYSLLAHVGVKTAVPATPSDAYGLLLSAIREPDPVAVFAPTLLMGASEEIDDGDLAAVPLGSARVCREGTDVTVVAVGHLVPIALQVAAALAGEASIEVIDPRTVYPVDWETLGKSITRTGRLVVIDDSNRMCGFGSEIAATAVEEFGLTVPPMRLSRPDGAVIPYALNLDHALLPDAGGLVGAIRAVLR